The following are encoded together in the Amyelois transitella isolate CPQ chromosome 6, ilAmyTran1.1, whole genome shotgun sequence genome:
- the LOC106131304 gene encoding uncharacterized protein LOC106131304 — protein sequence MVADSVLHTLLVLMVFHYNCVAAFGTKSFDCGPYGFICEGNSKLRLCEGENLLGPAFLCPPNTRCNEDSSDVCESTQNYMDPTLTKNIRCHKNERIADPNVPGCKGYILCIPNKNRFQGIKFKCTGSTIFNGYTRACSAPSEYKCPLQNVTKTAPQLFVEENRRIDSEPHHGNAPQRPRPIECKNYKFRVTADSGPVRAAYFCPPRPVRGETSIWCTIFSSKFCITLERDDSDQFTQTFGVAYRKPRKQ from the exons ATGGTGGCGGATTCAGTGCTGCACACTTTGCTAGTTCTGATG gtCTTCCATTATAACTGCGTTGCTGCATTTGGAACAAAAAGTTTCGACTGTGGTCCATATGGCTTCATATGCGAAGGCAACAGCAAACTGCGACTCTGCGAGGGAGAAAACCTTTTAGGTCCCGCGTTCCTCTGCCCACCAAACACTAGATGTAACGAAGATTCCAGTGACGTCTGCGAAAGTACCCAAAACTATATGGACCCAACgctaacaaaaaatatccgTTGCCACAAAAACGAGAGAATTGCCGATCCTAATGTCCCAGGGTGCAAAGGCTACATTCTATGCATACCAAACAAAAACAGATTTCAAGGTATAAAATTCAAGTGCACTGGCAGCACAATATTTAACGGATACACCCGCGCTTGTTCTGCCCCAAGTGAGTACAAGTGTCCTTTACAGAATGTCACGAAGACAGCTCCTCAGTTGTTTGTGGAAGAGAATCGAAGGATTGATAGTGAACCTCACCACGGCAACGCGCCTCAGCGACCAAGGCCTATAGAATGCAAGAACTACAAGTTCAGAGTAACCGCTGACAGTGGCCCAGTGCGTGCAGCGTACTTCTGCCCGCCAAGGCCGGTCCGAGGAGAAACCTCCATTTGGTGCACCATCTTCTCAAGCAAGTTCTGTATCACTCTCGAAAGAGATGATAGCGATCAGTTTACCCAAACTTTCGGAGTCGCCTACAGGAAACCAAgaaagcaataa
- the LOC106131303 gene encoding uncharacterized protein LOC106131303 isoform X1, with product MEIHRRSERSTWNWPLLGSVVVLNVCIPSLVLAYGVFLVNSLDLGVPLWLGLSTPAIFIYSYSLTQCWCRDAADSWGGQVGYRVMATLGLLFIIVSLLLCAFLPYHIHPYIYGVLGGCGSSLLSAQVDAVVFETYDTRLGLVRGICFGAQAVGQSIFPHIITALIDSYGYSFSFIVLSGIMLQTMPAILLLKIDESVKRPVSLSRYTDKTYAIFNNEVMNGYTNELQLIDLSKKCWKSPHDDNAHREEILEDDQYFDDINVTITPPPSPEEKRRNMFGVEILPEIPEESEDSENGSEADDESANNVSKSQKRFSNALKRLSILGDSFDEYITKQIRRDSQTERESENKDYTEVEVTYDNISPVTDVQREKIFNSFSFRCHSAYASFRRRMRMPSYRVYRLRRRLLFLMYSFNDTFIKPLTRSLSCWRFYPALFLCFSKLSLTAITLVLLPVIASQVQPKISSTETNFMFSLHGFTWMCVLLSTPWLAQTPKRNFKYVTVIGLLISTGACFILSIATNHDLFSIGCVIAGLGYGALTSCWETAAQDFVGLRKWPKFHSALETLSGTLLFLFWVGLSFLVDREGGVQYAMFIQSSILVGITVIWVILAAISLYFTKLRSLGCGQRCTF from the exons ATGGAAATTCATAGGCGATCAGAGAGGTCTACTTGGAATTGGCCTTTGCTTGGTTCCGTTGTGGTTCTTAAT gtATGCATTCCAAGTCTGGTGTTAGCTTATGGAGTATTCTTAGTGAATTCTTTGGACTTAGGAGTTCCACTATGGCTTGGACTATCCACCCCTGCCATTTTCATATACTCCTACAGTCTAACAC AATGCTGGTGCCGAGACGCTGCAGACTCCTGGGGCGGCCAGGTCGGTTATCGGGTGATGGCGACCCTCGGCTTGCTGTTCATCATAGTTAGCCTGTTATTGTGCGCTTTCCTGCCTTACCATATACATCCGTATATCTATGGAGTTTTAGGAG gttgtGGATCATCTTTGTTATCAGCACAGGTAGATGCAGTTGTATTTGAGACATATGACACGCGGCTTGGATTGGTTCGAGGAATATGCTTTGGAGCTCAAGCAGTGGGCCAGTCGATTTTTCCACACATTATAACAGCACTTATAGATTCTTATGgttattcattttcattcatagTTTTGAGTGGAATAATGTTACAAACAATGCCAGCAATTTTATTGCTAAAAATAGACGAGAGTGTCAAAAGGCCAGTCTCCTTATCGCGATATACCGATAAAACTTATGCTATTTTCAATAACGAAGTTATGAATGGTTACACGAACGAATTACAATTGATTGATTTGAGTAAGAAATGTTGGAAAAGTCCACATGACGATAACGCTCATCGTGAAGAAATCCTCGAAGATGATCAATATTTCGACGATATAAATGTTACTATAACACCTCCTCCCAGTCCAGAAGAGAAAAGACGAAATATGTTTGGTGTTGAAATATTACCCGAGATACCCGAGGAAAGTGAAGATAGTGAAAACGGGTCGGAAGCCGATGATGAGAGCGCAAATAACGTGAGCAAGAGTCAAAAGCGATTCAGCAATGCACTAAAAAGACTGAGTATTCTAGGTGATAGCTTTGACGAGTATATAACGAAACAGATTAGACGAGACTCTCAAACGGAACGGGAAAGTGAAAACAAAGACTACACTGAGGTAGAAGTTACATATGATAACATTTCACCAGTGACTGATGTCCAAAGGGAGAAGATATTCAATTCCTTTAGTTTTAGATGTCATTCAGCTTATGCGAGTTTTAGGAGACGAATGCGAATGCCTTCATACAGAGTGTACAGGCTCAGGCGAAGACTTCTTTTTCTGATGTACAGTTTCAACGACACATTTATAAAACCACTAACTAGATCTCTGTCATGTTGGAGATTTTATCCAGCATTGTTTCTTTGCTTCTCTAAATTAAGTTTGACAGCGattacattagttttattaccAGTTATTGCAAGCCAAGTGCAACCAAAGATTTCTTCTACTGAAAccaattttatgttttctcTACATGGCTTTACGTGGATGTGTGTTTTGTTAAGCACGCCTTGGCTCGCCCAGACACcaaaaagaaatttcaaatatgtaaCTGTTATTGGATTGCTTATATCTACAGGCGCATGTttta TACTATCTATTGCCACAAATCACGACTTATTTTCAATCGGCTGCGTTATTGCTGGGCTTGGATACGGTGCCCTAACTTCATGTTGGGAGACCGCGGCACAAGATTTTGTGGGGCTCCGCAAATGGCCCAAGTTCCACAGCGCTTTAGAAACACTTTCAGGGACActgctgtttttattttgggtAGGACTCTCATTCTTGGTAGACCGAGAGGGCGGTGTCCAATATGCAATGTTTATACAAAGCTCAATACTTGTTGGTATAACTGTAATATGGGTGATATTGGCTGCAATATCTCTGTACTTTACAAAATTGAGATCTCTTGGGTGTGGGCAACGCTGtacgttttaa
- the LOC106131302 gene encoding uncharacterized protein LOC106131302 produces the protein MNDLRGFLFLMLFGLPLVATVNLECRTHFKCLDATHFHICVDFGDGKLTAIETLKFACPSDMVCDENNNDECDFPRITTITQISTEAVFDEKIISSETPTIDHTTAHPNKITTSQERTIADKTSTENLSVKTSVSIPAQQSDFTKWYATITSRDISTTEEIEHINVKSTIAATKATINTEPFLSTMTYLYNSEIVSDPENTTIASTTQESIHSNVSTSHISTQTNVFVNISFDSLNNIVETTDMDANRHKTYEDESNTTQFSSVKPEITTEVTNISNFDSLTLVNLVYIENTTTTESSVQKDKYTQHEYNMSTNRLTKTTVMNSTNHSTEFEEFTYKIHPSTNEMSKKTNKTTESKENNLTQNYIATENVKYTRMATTTDPSLKTNSSNIKALVQWTTTISPDILLLTTHTNNEGYDSVITMDNMTSESRHTSQTKDFSKFTADKASENETTSTVNYFLSTIITGAVEKSLRSRNSQTFLTEATTDNSTEKKLYTEIISTTGLPNTSIEASIGKYNSDTVEYLKTVATTETTLNTYYLSDNVSPLPHTRTGATSTAGTTKKNIIQTAPQYLKVTELVIDKINTPLVSKAEQNTQSSISTLSESLPYTENPFHSIILPYITYTTDDSTTERNISTDTKKYTKSFFPKSTQYIESPITELHDTTDASTIKDSIIADKRNISHSSKSETYATTQMYSYFDLLKNNESYTHKIDSPNKNSTNNVVKHKNVLAEELVNNTKHYNIENFIKNNQTALQNASTVLSSEDMGSKNLNKSLATATGQNMAKEVHTYNKPNKYVTNSFDYINIYNSVGTTDTSVSYKSISQNKEHLVYFSIASINSTTEENLFTYFQSDNTMNYSSDVKYVVSTEESINKSEEKTENILKGTRENESLKAAREDSRLKEKMYLTDIKYNVTNSHMATNKTEATEKNLMIEYLTATDASYKNTTFTTLNNETVNQKVATEGNTTNQIPGNIQPKKITSLESSSHSIETSKSRNSVHSILNTTKIINNDKTNASTSSWVNVTQASYTATDITRYSTEIISGAVTDEIMKLPTAHHNTTISTKIKTSNQRNVSSIVDSTVSSGGINNTYVNKTVPIVVFKQDTKTEAYYLNSTDQSQLLHYKLINNTSVRHNKNVRKPEVEDEVTKISYEGVITTDSTVIYNKFIAYNSHTSKSGVTPKTIDNETRTLPKKEIFEFECMSEGRYSNIINDNYYYICVKNNASFVRFMFRCQNGYHVNKSTVKCELNKGDTEQNNFLSTLIPQSSSVLFTENITRRPETISQQVENTPEGHKTFQDLLEEQKSSNQTSKLEMSETIKNQPDDDMKQKSTTVNAITENNKESDDEEKDVNTSIEIMETTSEKIELNRQEIPNVEVFTNNMKKYNMKHDMPIIEIIQTSTTLAPPKGHVVTKASWNLDEANWNVSKSDSNIMKVTSAPLIPSILILYNPVSTTVNPSTTPSKTTRMAVTITTDKHESFVCPSNKSARYAENNDCRTFYICGGKSKPIVGICPIGTVFSDIRKQCTKNLSHCIRNNEFECTRGGRFRDIMTDINYYICVKNKEHFTRFKLRCQNGYHVNKISVKCERNIEKSSLSLYSSIESSEKSSVEIKKEQKRSTERHRGKRRSHSFKCVEEGKFPDPNNCQKYYVCSKKHDRLRKKRKRCRRGEVYQKDKHRCTSAQRYDYSCK, from the exons atGAACGACCTACGCGGATTTTTGTTCCTG ATGCTCTTCGGGTTACCTCTAGTAGCAACAGTGAACCTCGAATGTCGAACTCATTTCAAATGTCTCGATGCGACACATTTCCATATTTGCGTAGATTTTGGAGATGGAAAGTTAACTGCAATTGAGACTCTGAAATTCGCTTGTCCATCGGACATGGTTTGTGATGAGAATAATAACGATGAGTGCGATTTTCCACGAATTACGACGATAACGCAAATAAGTACAGAAGCCGTTTTCGACGAGAAAATTATATCATCAGAAACCCCGACTATAGACCACACGACTGCACATCCAAACAAAATCACAACATCGCAAGAAAGGACAATTGCGGATAAAACGAGTACAGAAAATCTATCAGTCAAAACTAGTGTATCAATACCGGCTCAGCAGAGTGATTTTACGAAATGGTATGCAACGATTACTTCGAGGGACATAAGTACGACTGAAGAAATTgaacatataaatgtaaaaagtacAATAGCCGCGACAAAGGCAACAATTAATACTGAGCCATTTTTATCGACAATGACTTACTTATATAACTCTGAAATAGTATCCGATCCTGAAAATACGACGATAGCAAGCACCACTCAGGAAAGTATACATTCAAATGTATCGACGAGTCATATATCAACACAAACAAAtgtatttgttaatatttcattcgattctttaaataatattgtagaaACGACAGACATGGATGCAAACAGACACAAGACATATGAGGATGAAAGTAATACTACACAGTTCTCGTCAGTGAAACCTGAAATTACAACAGAAGTAACTAATATTTCAAACTTCGATTCATTGACATTAGTTAATCTTGTTTATATTGAGAACACGACAACAACAGAAAGTAGCGtacaaaaagataaatatacaCAACATGAATACAACATGTCAACTAATAGATTGACAAAAACAACTGTAATGAACTCCACAAATCATTCCACAGAGTTTGAAgaatttacttataaaatacacCCAAGTACGAATGAAATGTCAAAGAAAACCAATAAGACTACAGAAagtaaagaaaacaatttgaCTCAGAACTACATAGCAAcagaaaatgtaaaatatacgAGGATGGCAACTACGACCGATCCAAGtctaaaaacaaattcaaGCAATATAAAAGCTTTAGTACAGTGGACAACCACCATTTCGCCTGATATCTTACTACTTACTACTCATACTAATAATGAAGGTTACGATTCCGTTATCACGATGGACAATATGACTAGTGAAAGTAGACACACTAGTCaaacaaaagatttttcaaaatttacagCTGATAAAGCATCAGAAAATGAGACGACTTCTACGGTAAATTACTTTCTTTCCACTATCATAACAGGCGCAGTTGAAAAAAGTCTACGTTCCAGAAACAGTCAAACATTTCTCACAGAAGCAACGACCGATAATtctactgaaaaaaaattatatacagaaaTAATTAGTACAACAGGTTTACCAAATACAAGTATTGAAGCAAGTATAGGTAAATATAACAGCGATACCGTAGAGTATCTGAAAACTGTTGCTACAACAGAAACtactttaaatacttattatctaTCTGATAATGTTAGTCCCTTGCCTCATACCAGAACAGGGGCTACGAGTACGGCTGGTactacgaaaaaaaatatcatacaaacggctcctcaatatttaaaagttacaGAGTTAGTAATAGACAAAATCAATACTCCGTTAGTAAGTAAGGCTGAACAAAATACACAGTCGTCAATCAGTACATTATCGGAATCACTTCCGTATACAGAAAATCCATTTCATAGTATAATATTACCTTATATTACATATACCACAGACGACAGTACTACAGAACGAAACATTTCCAcagatacaaaaaaatacacgaAGTCTTTTTTTCCAAAGTCTACCCAATATATTGAATCACCAATAACAGAGTTACATGACACAACGGATGCAAGTACAATAAAGGACAGTATAATTGCAGATAAAAGGAATATATCACATTCTTCAAAATCAGAAACATATGCAACAACACAAATGTATTCTTACtttgatttattgaaaaacaatGAATCATATACGCATAAAATTGACTCacctaataaaaattcaacaaaCAACGTTGTAAAACACAAGAATGTGTTAGCTGAAGAACTTGTTAATAACACAAAgcattataatattgaaaactttataaaaaataatcaaacagCACTTCAAAATGCATCGACTGTTCTTTCAAGTGAAGATATGGGTtctaaaaacttaaataaatctcTTGCAACGGCAACAGGTCAAAATATGGCTAAGGAAGTTCACACATATAATAAGCCTAACAAATACGTTACAAATAGTTttgattacataaatatttataattcagtTGGCACGACGGACACTAGTGTATCTTACAAAAGTATATCGCAAAATAAAGaacatttagtttatttttcaattgctTCAATTAATTCTACAACcgaagaaaatttatttacatattttcaatcTGATAATACTATGAACTATTCCTCCGATGTAAAATATGTTGTCTCAACTGAagaaagtattaataaaagtgaagaaaaaactgaaaacatCTTAAAAGGAACAAGGGAAAATGAAAGTTTAAAAGCAGCAAGGGAAGATTCACGATTAAaggaaaaaatgtatttaacagATATAAAGTATAATGTTACTAATAGTCATATGGCAACAAATAAGACAGAAGCGACGgagaaaaatttaatgattgaATATTTAACAGCTACAGAcgcttcatataaaaatactaccTTTACAACTCTTAACAATGAAACAGTCAATCAAAAAGTTGCTACCGAAGGTAATACGACAAACCAAATACCTGGAAATAtacaaccaaaaaaaattacctcatTGGAAAGTTCGAGCCATTCTATTGAAACATCAAAAAGTAGAAACAGTGTGCACTCAATACTTAATACtacgaaaataattaataacgaTAAAACTAATGCTAGTACTTCCAGTTGGGTAAACGTAACTCAAGCAAGTTACACAGCAACTGATATTACTAGATATAGCACAGAAATAATAAGTGGGGCAGTAACAGATGAGATAATGAAATTGCCAACGGCTCACCACAACACAACAATATCAACTAAAATCAAGACAAGTAATCAAAGAAATGTAAGTAGTATAGTAGACAGTACAGTATCTTCGGGCGGAATAAACAATACTTACGTCAACAAGACAGTTCctattgttgtttttaaacaaGATACAAAAACTGAGGCGTATTACTTGAATTCTACTGACCAAAGCCAACTActtcattataaattaataaacaatacatCAGTACgccataataaaaatgttagaaAACCAGAAGTTGAAGACGAAGTTAccaaaatctcctacgaaggTGTAATAACAACCGATTCTACagttatttacaataaattcatAGCATATAATAGTCATACAAGCAAAAGTGGGGTGACTCCTAAAACTATTGACAATGAAACACGAACATTGCCgaaaaaggaaatatttgaatttgaatgtatGTCTGAGGGAAGATAtagcaatattattaatgacaattattactatatatgtgtaaaaaataatgctaGCTTTGTTCGATTTATGTTTCGCTGTCAAAATGGTTACCATGTTAATAAATCCACAGTCAAATGCGAGTTAAATAAAGGCGATAcagaacaaaataattttttgtccACGTTGATCCCTCAATCCTCATCAGTGTTATTCACAGAAAATATTACTAGAAGACCTGAAACGATAAGTCAACAGGTTGAAAACACACCTGAGGGTCATAAAACATTCCAAGATTTATTAGAAGAACAAAAAAGCTCTAACCAAACTTCGAAATTAGAAATGAGTGAGACGATAAAAAATCAACCAGATGAtgatatgaaacaaaaaagtacAACTGTAAATGCTATCACAGAAAACAACAAAGAATCTGATGATGAAGAAAAGGATGTGAATACTTCTATAGAAATTATGGAAACGACTTCAGAAAAAATAGAGCTAAATCGACAGGAAATACCCAATGTcgaagtatttacaaacaatatgaaaaagtataatatgAAGCACGATATGccaataattgaaataattcaaACCAGCACTACGTTAGCCCCACCAAAAGGACACGTTGTCACGAAAGCAAGTTGGAATTTAGATGAAGCAAACTGGAATGTTTCCAAATCTGATTCAAACATTATGAAAGTTACTAGCGCTCCTCTCATTCCCAGTatcttaatattatacaaCCCTGTGTCAACGACCGTAAATCCTAGTACAACTCCCAGTAAAACCACTAGAATGGCAGTCACGATTACTACGGATAAACATGAAAGTTTTGTATGTCCCAGCAACAAAAGTGCAAGGTATGCAGAGAATAATGATTGCagaactttttatatttgtggagGCAAGAGCAAACCCATTGTCGGAATATGTCCTATTGGCACAGTTTTCAGTGATATTAGGAAACAGTGCACAAAAAACTTATCGCATTGCATTAGaaataatgaatttgaatGTACAAGAGGCGGAAGATTTCGTGACATTATGACAGATATTAATTACTATATTTGtgtcaaaaataaagaacatttCACAAGATTTAAGTTGCGTTGCCAAAATGGATATCATGTTAATAAAATCAGTGTGAAATGTGAAAGAAATATAGAAAAGTCGTCTCTTTCACTCTACAGTAGTATAGAAAGCAGCGAAAAAAGTTCAgtagaaattaaaaaggaaCAGAAAAGATCAACGGAAAGACACAGAGGAAAAAGGAGAAGTCACAGTTTCAAATGTGTGGAGGAAGGTAAGTTTCCTGATCCAAATAACTGTCAAAAATACTACGTGTGTTCTAAAAAGCATGATCGGTTGCGGAAAAAACGAAAACGCTGTAGACGAGGTGAAGTGTAtcaaaaagataaacatcGCTGCACCAGCGCGCAGAGATATGATTATAGCTGTAAATAG
- the LOC106131303 gene encoding uncharacterized protein LOC106131303 isoform X2: MATLGLLFIIVSLLLCAFLPYHIHPYIYGVLGGCGSSLLSAQVDAVVFETYDTRLGLVRGICFGAQAVGQSIFPHIITALIDSYGYSFSFIVLSGIMLQTMPAILLLKIDESVKRPVSLSRYTDKTYAIFNNEVMNGYTNELQLIDLSKKCWKSPHDDNAHREEILEDDQYFDDINVTITPPPSPEEKRRNMFGVEILPEIPEESEDSENGSEADDESANNVSKSQKRFSNALKRLSILGDSFDEYITKQIRRDSQTERESENKDYTEVEVTYDNISPVTDVQREKIFNSFSFRCHSAYASFRRRMRMPSYRVYRLRRRLLFLMYSFNDTFIKPLTRSLSCWRFYPALFLCFSKLSLTAITLVLLPVIASQVQPKISSTETNFMFSLHGFTWMCVLLSTPWLAQTPKRNFKYVTVIGLLISTGACFILSIATNHDLFSIGCVIAGLGYGALTSCWETAAQDFVGLRKWPKFHSALETLSGTLLFLFWVGLSFLVDREGGVQYAMFIQSSILVGITVIWVILAAISLYFTKLRSLGCGQRCTF, encoded by the exons ATGGCGACCCTCGGCTTGCTGTTCATCATAGTTAGCCTGTTATTGTGCGCTTTCCTGCCTTACCATATACATCCGTATATCTATGGAGTTTTAGGAG gttgtGGATCATCTTTGTTATCAGCACAGGTAGATGCAGTTGTATTTGAGACATATGACACGCGGCTTGGATTGGTTCGAGGAATATGCTTTGGAGCTCAAGCAGTGGGCCAGTCGATTTTTCCACACATTATAACAGCACTTATAGATTCTTATGgttattcattttcattcatagTTTTGAGTGGAATAATGTTACAAACAATGCCAGCAATTTTATTGCTAAAAATAGACGAGAGTGTCAAAAGGCCAGTCTCCTTATCGCGATATACCGATAAAACTTATGCTATTTTCAATAACGAAGTTATGAATGGTTACACGAACGAATTACAATTGATTGATTTGAGTAAGAAATGTTGGAAAAGTCCACATGACGATAACGCTCATCGTGAAGAAATCCTCGAAGATGATCAATATTTCGACGATATAAATGTTACTATAACACCTCCTCCCAGTCCAGAAGAGAAAAGACGAAATATGTTTGGTGTTGAAATATTACCCGAGATACCCGAGGAAAGTGAAGATAGTGAAAACGGGTCGGAAGCCGATGATGAGAGCGCAAATAACGTGAGCAAGAGTCAAAAGCGATTCAGCAATGCACTAAAAAGACTGAGTATTCTAGGTGATAGCTTTGACGAGTATATAACGAAACAGATTAGACGAGACTCTCAAACGGAACGGGAAAGTGAAAACAAAGACTACACTGAGGTAGAAGTTACATATGATAACATTTCACCAGTGACTGATGTCCAAAGGGAGAAGATATTCAATTCCTTTAGTTTTAGATGTCATTCAGCTTATGCGAGTTTTAGGAGACGAATGCGAATGCCTTCATACAGAGTGTACAGGCTCAGGCGAAGACTTCTTTTTCTGATGTACAGTTTCAACGACACATTTATAAAACCACTAACTAGATCTCTGTCATGTTGGAGATTTTATCCAGCATTGTTTCTTTGCTTCTCTAAATTAAGTTTGACAGCGattacattagttttattaccAGTTATTGCAAGCCAAGTGCAACCAAAGATTTCTTCTACTGAAAccaattttatgttttctcTACATGGCTTTACGTGGATGTGTGTTTTGTTAAGCACGCCTTGGCTCGCCCAGACACcaaaaagaaatttcaaatatgtaaCTGTTATTGGATTGCTTATATCTACAGGCGCATGTttta TACTATCTATTGCCACAAATCACGACTTATTTTCAATCGGCTGCGTTATTGCTGGGCTTGGATACGGTGCCCTAACTTCATGTTGGGAGACCGCGGCACAAGATTTTGTGGGGCTCCGCAAATGGCCCAAGTTCCACAGCGCTTTAGAAACACTTTCAGGGACActgctgtttttattttgggtAGGACTCTCATTCTTGGTAGACCGAGAGGGCGGTGTCCAATATGCAATGTTTATACAAAGCTCAATACTTGTTGGTATAACTGTAATATGGGTGATATTGGCTGCAATATCTCTGTACTTTACAAAATTGAGATCTCTTGGGTGTGGGCAACGCTGtacgttttaa
- the LOC106131122 gene encoding uncharacterized protein LOC106131122 yields the protein MAYQDQEILKEYCNSISKLKKECLNEGLTEREFQELYFKSLKFINMQNIPTGRQQNRFFTNRTFLLMGILIVTCVVYNYKILYSGIVCNLQEYIYPGLRLLRRISIPFISLFPSLTEYYHETCLIQNPFFTVVDMDCWPCSSVSNIREVQNPKPVSQQQNAPFIYQADQIPMGIDSIKSFYEKNKNVIDKEQPKILTNNMKYETPDGMLSQLQKGEKNLYIWKFNTMNTARVLRQVISRPKVVPKFGQSTERFLIIDTRQESFQVPDTECSFSFLLLLNGSRTISLEPAAECKHQCKSLKVDLKESYLLWYNWWYWRPKVQPSNGNITMVAHIGSYC from the exons ATGGCTTATCAAGatcaagaaatattaaaagaatacTGCAACTCTAtttcaaaacttaaaaagGAATGTTTGAATGAAGGTCTAACTGAAAGGGAATTTCaagaactttatttcaaaTCTCTGAAGTTCATCAATATGCAGAATATCCCCACAGGCCGTCAACAAAATAGATTCTTTACTAATCGTACATTCCTACTTATGGGAATACTTATTGTAACCTGTGTGGTGTACAACTACAAAATACTATACAGTGGAATTGTATGCAATTTACAAGAATATATTTACCCTGGTCTGAGGCTATTGAGACGAATATCAATTCCTTTTATATCTCTTTTTCCTTCCTTAACAG AATATTATCATGAAACATGTCTTATCCAAAATCCATTTTTTACTGTTGTGGACATGGACTGCTGGCCTTGCAGTTCTGTCTCCAATATCAGGGAAGTCCAGAATCCTAAGCCTGTAAGTCAACAACAAAATGCACCATTTATTTATCAG GCTGACCAAATACCTATGGGAATAGACtctattaaaagtttttatgaaaaaaataaaaatgttatagatAAAGAACAGccaaaaatacttactaacaATATGAAGTATGAGACTCCAGACGGCATGTTATCACAATTACAGAAAGGAGAAAAGAATTTGTATATATG gaaatttaatacaatgaACACAGCAAGAGTGTTACGGCAAGTAATTTCTAGACCCAAAGTGGTTCCCAAATTTGGGCAAAGTACCGAGCGGTTTCTCATAATAGACACCAGACAAGAGTCATTTCAGGTACCTGATACAGAATGCAGCTTCTCATTTTTGCTGTTGCTAAATGGCAGTAGGACAATAAGTTTGGAGCCAGCAGCAGAGTGCAAACATCAATGCAAATCTTTAAAGGTGGATTTGAAAGAatcttatttat tatggTATAATTGGTGGTACTGGAGACCAAAAGTCCAACCTTCAAATGGGAACATTACTATGGTTGCACACATTGGTTCATATTGCTGA